Proteins encoded in a region of the Nonomuraea helvata genome:
- a CDS encoding serine/threonine-protein kinase has translation MASPLAPDDPASLGGYRLSGRLGEGGQGVVYLAHSPEGEPVAIKLLSTGDRTTRARLARELEALESIASFCTARVLAVSADGPRPFVVSEYVDGPSLAERVRERGPLRGGDLERLAVGTATALAAIHAAGIVHRDFKPANVLLGPDGPRVVDFGIARAEGAATLTSGLIGTPAYLAPEQISGSPASPASDVFAWASSMLYAATGTSPFGADTVPAVLHRVLHAEPDLSALPPRLRGLIASCLAKDPSRRPTAQQLMVSLVNPHAPGPRPGAAYETGPQLGAAHQTGPQLGAAHQTGPGSRAADTRGTGRARSRGLLIGSSVAVAVVLTATVATTLYLNRTPTRPSGDDDRTTSATSPPSASTTARPSDPPSEPSSASPSASASASASGPPTAAPGKNLKIPAAFAGTWTGHTTSTNPMDADGAENTVVLKPGASTASWSEKNPPESCSGTIKLTKVEEKQLTFSLGANEGGCIPGTIWLVKNGDALTYTWRDVPGYDLVTQTGELQKGQP, from the coding sequence ATGGCGAGCCCGCTGGCACCAGACGATCCGGCGTCCCTGGGCGGCTACCGCTTGTCCGGCCGGCTCGGCGAGGGCGGGCAGGGCGTGGTCTACCTCGCCCATTCCCCGGAGGGCGAGCCGGTCGCGATCAAGCTGTTGAGCACGGGCGACCGGACGACGCGGGCCAGGCTGGCACGCGAGCTCGAGGCGCTGGAGAGCATCGCCTCCTTCTGCACGGCGCGGGTGCTCGCCGTCTCGGCCGACGGGCCGCGGCCGTTCGTCGTGAGCGAGTACGTGGACGGCCCCTCGCTGGCCGAGCGGGTGCGCGAGCGCGGCCCGCTGCGCGGCGGCGACCTCGAACGCCTGGCGGTCGGCACGGCCACGGCGCTGGCCGCCATCCACGCGGCCGGGATCGTGCACCGCGACTTCAAGCCGGCCAACGTGCTGCTCGGCCCCGACGGGCCCAGGGTGGTGGACTTCGGCATCGCCCGGGCGGAGGGGGCGGCCACGCTGACGTCGGGTCTGATCGGCACTCCCGCTTACCTGGCGCCCGAGCAGATCAGCGGCTCGCCGGCCTCGCCCGCCTCCGACGTGTTCGCCTGGGCCTCGTCGATGCTGTACGCGGCCACGGGCACGAGCCCGTTCGGGGCGGACACCGTGCCCGCCGTGCTGCACCGGGTGCTGCACGCGGAGCCGGACCTGTCCGCGCTGCCGCCACGCCTGCGCGGGCTGATCGCGTCCTGTCTGGCCAAGGACCCCTCCCGCCGCCCCACGGCGCAGCAGCTCATGGTGTCCCTGGTCAACCCCCACGCCCCGGGGCCACGTCCCGGGGCGGCGTACGAGACCGGGCCGCAGCTTGGGGCGGCGCACCAGACCGGGCCGCAGCTTGGGGCGGCGCACCAGACCGGGCCGGGGTCCCGGGCGGCGGACACCCGTGGGACGGGGCGCGCCCGTTCCCGGGGCCTGCTCATCGGCTCCTCGGTGGCGGTGGCAGTGGTCCTGACCGCGACCGTCGCCACGACCCTCTATCTCAACCGCACCCCGACCCGGCCCTCGGGAGACGACGACCGCACCACCTCGGCCACCTCACCTCCATCGGCCTCGACCACCGCGCGCCCCTCAGATCCCCCCTCAGAGCCCTCCTCAGCGTCCCCCTCAGCGTCCGCGTCCGCGTCGGCGTCCGGCCCCCCGACCGCGGCCCCCGGCAAGAACCTCAAGATTCCCGCCGCCTTCGCCGGGACGTGGACGGGCCACACCACCAGCACGAACCCCATGGACGCCGACGGCGCCGAGAACACCGTGGTGCTGAAGCCCGGTGCGTCCACCGCGTCGTGGAGCGAGAAGAACCCGCCGGAGAGCTGCAGCGGGACGATCAAGCTGACCAAGGTGGAGGAGAAGCAGCTGACGTTCTCGCTGGGAGCGAACGAGGGCGGCTGCATCCCGGGCACCATCTGGCTCGTCAAGAACGGCGACGCACTCACCTACACCTGGCGAGACGTCCCCGGCTACGACCTCGTCACTCAGACCGGCGAGCTCCAGAAGGGCCAACCTTAG
- a CDS encoding DUF5925 domain-containing protein: MSVIREVPFPSPESSELPMNIWIDDADSAIDVIDALALSPFATGAQPWSRLANLERVRPDAPLSPAGGRVLRTARVEDGSESRLICGDGWTLRVVRHRNRTATVSVTAVDEELAKSVLAESIEGAEEAMPEVDHVEMGFWWRGMHGGTRSEKPITAQPWDEISKNYSAKVRPALDRLMSITPADVNGRLILLHGEPGTGKTTLLRALAKQWRDWCQVDCVLDPERLFNEPGYLMEVAVGYDSDEDTQRWRLLVLEDCDELISSGAKAQAGQGLSRLLNLTDGLLGQGRDVLVAITTNEDLARLHPAVVRPGRCLAQVEVGALTKEEAVAWLGSSKGVSASGATLAELYALRAGREITTQPGDESTGLYL; encoded by the coding sequence ATGTCCGTGATCAGGGAGGTGCCGTTCCCCAGCCCGGAGTCCTCTGAACTCCCGATGAACATCTGGATCGACGACGCCGACTCCGCCATCGACGTCATCGACGCCCTGGCCCTGTCGCCGTTCGCGACGGGCGCGCAGCCGTGGTCCCGTCTGGCCAATCTGGAGCGCGTACGCCCCGACGCCCCGCTGAGCCCCGCCGGCGGGCGCGTGCTGCGTACCGCGCGCGTCGAGGACGGGTCGGAGTCGCGGCTCATCTGCGGCGACGGCTGGACCCTGCGCGTCGTACGCCACCGCAACCGCACGGCCACCGTCAGCGTGACGGCCGTGGACGAGGAGCTGGCCAAGAGCGTCCTCGCGGAGAGCATCGAGGGCGCCGAAGAGGCCATGCCGGAGGTCGACCACGTCGAGATGGGCTTCTGGTGGCGCGGCATGCACGGTGGCACCCGCTCCGAGAAGCCGATCACCGCGCAGCCCTGGGACGAGATCAGCAAGAACTACTCGGCCAAGGTCCGCCCGGCACTCGACAGGCTCATGTCGATCACCCCTGCCGACGTGAACGGCCGCCTCATCCTCCTGCACGGCGAGCCGGGCACCGGCAAGACCACGCTGCTGCGGGCGCTGGCCAAGCAGTGGCGCGACTGGTGCCAGGTGGACTGCGTGCTCGACCCCGAGCGCCTGTTCAACGAGCCCGGCTACCTGATGGAGGTGGCCGTCGGCTACGACTCCGACGAGGACACGCAGCGCTGGCGGCTGCTCGTCCTGGAGGACTGCGACGAACTGATCAGCTCGGGCGCCAAGGCCCAGGCAGGTCAGGGGCTCTCGCGGCTGCTCAATCTGACGGACGGCCTGCTCGGCCAGGGCCGCGACGTCCTGGTGGCGATCACCACCAACGAGGACCTCGCCCGCCTCCACCCCGCCGTCGTCCGCCCAGGGCGGTGCCTGGCGCAGGTCGAGGTGGGGGCGCTGACCAAGGAGGAGGCCGTCGCGTGGCTCGGCTCGTCGAAGGGGGTGAGCGCGTCGGGGGCGACGCTGGCGGAGCTGTACGCCCTGCGCGCGGGCCGCGAGATCACCACCCAGCCGGGCGACGAGTCCACCGGCCTGTACCTCTGA
- a CDS encoding SWIM zinc finger family protein: protein MTHAIQAYAYAGPSVLDDGRLALSTSGGTALSGPRTHPRFFSGLLSQPAPAAAGLLAVADVALARYHQPRPGWTRDPVVTCDGGRLRFESFSACGGVYARLDVLELDGDVLDRGTTNVDVNGPLRESLARVGSRDPLHLGVGPDELTVTTLDGAVVEKKVPLPSRWLRGFAEVQVIAAGFDLRAELGGPQAVRFLRSLPKSARSTVWAVPSGRDLRLSGGPARGGVCLSGAGRVATLMPLLRFAKALRVYGPPATIEGGSSTASAWELELPGMRYTLAVSPEPWRGFSGEGAVLSDLSTDEAAGDADVVGMLLNFEPTVELGLLADRSGLSVERVRAALTQLGTAGRVGYDLHEAAHFHRELPYDKEQVAQLNPRLTAARALVDSGAVRLTGETAEVTTDGGVRRVRIAEGECTCPWWYDHQGSRGPCKHVLAARIAARVAVDVTL, encoded by the coding sequence ATGACTCACGCGATACAGGCATACGCCTACGCGGGCCCCTCCGTGCTCGACGACGGCAGGCTCGCCCTCTCGACCTCCGGCGGCACGGCGTTGTCCGGGCCGCGCACGCATCCCCGGTTCTTCAGCGGGCTGCTCTCCCAGCCGGCCCCGGCCGCGGCCGGGCTGCTCGCCGTCGCCGACGTGGCGCTCGCCCGCTACCACCAGCCGAGGCCCGGCTGGACCCGCGACCCGGTGGTGACCTGCGACGGCGGGCGGCTGCGGTTCGAGTCGTTCTCGGCGTGCGGCGGCGTCTACGCCCGGCTCGACGTGCTGGAGCTCGACGGCGACGTGCTCGACCGGGGCACCACCAACGTCGACGTCAACGGCCCGCTGCGCGAGTCCCTCGCCAGGGTGGGCAGCCGGGACCCGCTCCACCTCGGCGTCGGCCCCGACGAGCTGACGGTCACCACGCTGGACGGCGCGGTCGTGGAGAAGAAGGTGCCGCTGCCGTCGCGCTGGCTGCGCGGATTCGCGGAGGTGCAGGTGATCGCCGCCGGGTTCGACCTGCGGGCCGAGCTGGGCGGCCCGCAGGCCGTCCGCTTCCTGCGCTCCCTGCCCAAGAGCGCCCGCTCCACCGTCTGGGCCGTCCCCTCGGGCCGCGACCTGCGCCTGTCCGGCGGCCCCGCACGCGGCGGCGTCTGTCTGTCGGGCGCCGGGCGGGTGGCCACGCTGATGCCGCTGCTCAGGTTCGCCAAGGCACTGCGCGTGTACGGCCCCCCGGCGACCATCGAGGGCGGCTCGTCCACCGCGAGCGCGTGGGAGCTCGAGCTGCCCGGCATGCGCTACACCCTGGCCGTCTCACCGGAGCCCTGGCGCGGCTTCTCCGGCGAGGGCGCCGTGCTGTCCGACCTGTCCACCGACGAGGCCGCCGGCGACGCCGACGTGGTGGGCATGCTGCTCAACTTCGAGCCCACGGTCGAGCTCGGGCTGCTCGCCGACCGCTCCGGCCTTTCCGTCGAACGTGTGCGCGCCGCGCTCACCCAGCTCGGCACGGCCGGCCGGGTCGGCTACGACCTGCACGAGGCGGCGCACTTCCACCGCGAGCTGCCGTACGACAAGGAGCAGGTGGCCCAGCTCAACCCCCGGCTGACCGCCGCCCGCGCGCTGGTGGACTCGGGGGCCGTGCGGCTGACGGGGGAGACCGCCGAGGTGACCACGGACGGCGGGGTGCGGCGGGTGCGCATCGCCGAGGGCGAGTGCACGTGCCCATGGTGGTACGACCACCAGGGGTCGCGCGGGCCGTGCAAGCACGTGCTGGCCGCCCGGATAGCCGCCCGCGTCGCCGTGGACGTGACCCTCTGA
- a CDS encoding C39 family peptidase, whose protein sequence is MSLVLTVDLARVAFARFAVSAGDSWSSDERRIGFSATQLVASWTARTPPGSWIEVALRARTELGDLTKWYVMGRWSEHGEPRTSVPGQGDENGDVAVDTFVARRPVVSYQVRVTSHGAGARVTGLGVMASAVPQRPVVPSAPGAAEPMELAVPRHSQHAHAGHHLRWDGGGVNWCGPTSVAMVLGYWGRGPGPAELAWVGDGDPAPMVDHAAMGTYDTSYLGTGNWPFNVAYAGRYGLAGFVTRLRSAVELAAFVRSGIPVITSQSFKAHELPGSCYSTDGHILVVTGFTAAGDVIVNDPAAPDDATVRRIYPRAAFENVWLRSSGSGGIAYVLHPPEHPLPPCTDGNW, encoded by the coding sequence ATGTCGCTGGTGCTCACCGTCGATCTGGCCCGCGTCGCCTTCGCCCGCTTCGCCGTGTCCGCGGGTGATTCGTGGAGCAGTGATGAGCGCCGGATCGGGTTCTCCGCCACCCAGCTCGTGGCCTCGTGGACCGCGCGCACCCCGCCGGGCTCCTGGATCGAGGTGGCGCTGCGGGCCAGGACCGAGCTGGGCGATCTCACCAAGTGGTACGTCATGGGCCGCTGGTCCGAGCACGGCGAACCGCGGACGTCCGTCCCCGGCCAGGGCGACGAGAACGGCGACGTGGCGGTGGACACGTTCGTGGCCCGGCGGCCGGTGGTGTCGTACCAGGTGCGGGTGACCTCGCACGGCGCGGGCGCGCGCGTGACGGGGCTGGGGGTGATGGCCTCGGCCGTGCCGCAACGTCCTGTGGTGCCCAGCGCGCCCGGCGCGGCGGAGCCGATGGAGCTCGCGGTGCCCCGGCACTCCCAGCACGCGCACGCCGGGCACCACCTGCGGTGGGACGGCGGGGGCGTCAACTGGTGCGGCCCGACCTCGGTGGCCATGGTGCTCGGCTACTGGGGCCGCGGCCCCGGACCCGCCGAGCTGGCCTGGGTGGGGGACGGCGACCCGGCGCCCATGGTGGACCACGCGGCCATGGGCACGTACGACACGAGCTACCTGGGCACCGGCAACTGGCCGTTCAACGTGGCGTACGCGGGGCGGTACGGGCTGGCCGGGTTCGTGACGCGGCTCCGGTCGGCGGTGGAGCTGGCGGCGTTCGTACGCTCCGGGATCCCGGTGATCACCTCGCAGTCGTTCAAGGCGCACGAGCTGCCCGGCTCCTGTTACTCCACCGACGGCCACATCCTGGTCGTCACCGGCTTCACGGCCGCGGGCGACGTCATCGTGAACGACCCCGCCGCGCCCGACGACGCCACGGTTCGGAGGATCTATCCGCGGGCAGCGTTCGAGAACGTGTGGTTGAGGAGCTCGGGCAGCGGGGGCATCGCGTACGTCCTCCACCCGCCAGAGCATCCCCTTCCTCCTTGTACCGACGGCAATTGGTGA
- a CDS encoding prolyl oligopeptidase family serine peptidase, whose product MSIRPIDVARTDGGPLWVEAVATPSGVEVWWDEPRPHEGGRRCVVRRLPDGTRTDALPQGWNARNRVIEYGGRSWRPLPGGGLVFTNWADQRLYRLDAAAAQESGVPVPLTPEGPARYADLYLPPGRDEVWAVRETDDVRDLVAVPLDGGPAKVIVEAQHFLMNPRLSPDGRHVAWIGWDHPNMPWDGTELCVAPLREDGTAGEYRVVAGGPEESVAQAEWRDGTSLYAVTDPTGWWNVHLVHLDGSPGRNLTPMELEFGAAAWKPGMTYLAIADTGELAVVYGTPDHRRLGVLDPETGGLREIGGPATYWSSTVSVAGGKVASVGATPYTPLEVTLADLEEGGAWEVVSARKPLPDRDLLPAPEAVTIEGVHAHLYPPAGAQGPGPYVIFVHGGPTGSHPVVLDLEIAYFTSRGIGVAVVNYGGSTGYGRAYRERLRHQWGVVDVQDCARVARGLVELGRADAAKLAIRGGSAGGWTTVAALVHSDVFAGGVAHYAITDPESWAAETHDFESRYLDGLVGPLPETRDRYTERSPLLNAYRTSGPCLMLHGLEDAIVDVSQAERFTAELDKHGKEWALLTYPGEQHGWRREETIVAVLEAELAFYGLIFGMETPEVPPLTLKGRA is encoded by the coding sequence ATGAGCATTCGACCGATCGACGTGGCCCGTACCGACGGCGGCCCGCTCTGGGTGGAGGCGGTGGCCACGCCCTCCGGTGTGGAGGTCTGGTGGGACGAGCCGCGCCCGCACGAGGGCGGGCGGCGCTGCGTGGTGCGCCGCCTCCCTGACGGCACCCGCACGGACGCGCTGCCGCAGGGCTGGAACGCGCGCAACCGGGTGATCGAGTACGGCGGCCGCTCCTGGCGCCCGCTGCCCGGCGGCGGCCTGGTCTTCACCAACTGGGCGGACCAGCGCCTCTACCGCCTCGACGCCGCGGCCGCGCAGGAGTCCGGCGTGCCGGTGCCGCTCACCCCGGAGGGGCCGGCACGCTACGCGGACCTGTACCTCCCGCCCGGCCGCGACGAGGTCTGGGCCGTGCGCGAGACGGACGACGTGCGCGACCTGGTGGCGGTGCCCCTCGACGGCGGCCCCGCCAAGGTGATCGTCGAAGCCCAGCACTTCCTCATGAACCCCCGCCTGTCCCCCGACGGCCGCCACGTCGCCTGGATCGGGTGGGACCACCCGAACATGCCCTGGGACGGCACCGAGCTCTGCGTGGCCCCCTTGCGGGAGGACGGCACGGCGGGTGAGTACCGGGTGGTCGCCGGAGGCCCCGAGGAGTCGGTCGCGCAGGCCGAGTGGCGCGACGGCACCAGCCTGTACGCGGTGACCGACCCCACCGGCTGGTGGAACGTCCACCTCGTCCACCTCGACGGCTCCCCCGGCCGGAACCTCACCCCGATGGAGCTGGAGTTCGGCGCGGCGGCGTGGAAGCCCGGCATGACGTACCTGGCCATCGCGGACACGGGTGAACTGGCCGTCGTGTACGGCACCCCGGACCACCGTCGTCTGGGCGTGCTGGACCCGGAGACCGGCGGCCTGCGGGAGATCGGCGGCCCGGCCACCTACTGGTCGTCCACCGTGTCGGTCGCGGGCGGCAAGGTGGCGAGCGTGGGAGCGACCCCGTACACGCCGCTGGAAGTGACCCTCGCCGACCTCGAGGAGGGCGGCGCGTGGGAGGTCGTGTCGGCCCGCAAGCCGCTCCCTGACCGCGACCTGCTCCCCGCTCCCGAGGCCGTGACGATCGAGGGCGTGCACGCGCACCTCTACCCGCCGGCCGGCGCCCAGGGCCCCGGCCCGTACGTGATCTTCGTGCACGGCGGCCCCACCGGCAGCCACCCGGTCGTGCTCGACCTGGAGATCGCGTACTTCACCAGCAGGGGCATCGGCGTGGCCGTGGTCAACTACGGCGGGTCGACGGGGTACGGCCGGGCCTACCGCGAACGGCTGCGCCACCAGTGGGGCGTCGTGGACGTGCAGGACTGCGCCAGGGTGGCCAGGGGCCTGGTCGAGCTGGGCCGCGCCGACGCCGCCAAGCTCGCGATCCGCGGCGGCAGCGCCGGGGGCTGGACCACGGTGGCCGCGCTCGTGCACAGCGACGTGTTCGCGGGCGGGGTCGCGCACTACGCGATCACCGACCCGGAGAGCTGGGCCGCCGAGACGCACGACTTCGAGTCGCGGTACCTGGACGGGCTGGTGGGCCCGCTGCCCGAGACGCGGGACCGCTATACCGAGCGCTCGCCGCTCCTGAACGCCTACCGCACCTCGGGCCCGTGCCTCATGCTGCACGGCTTGGAGGACGCGATCGTGGACGTGAGCCAGGCCGAGCGGTTCACCGCGGAGCTGGACAAACATGGCAAGGAGTGGGCCCTGCTCACCTACCCCGGCGAGCAGCACGGCTGGCGCAGGGAGGAGACTATCGTCGCGGTGCTGGAGGCCGAGCTGGCCTTCTACGGGCTGATCTTCGGGATGGAGACGCCTGAGGTGCCGCCGCTGACACTGAAGGGGAGAGCGTGA
- a CDS encoding M20/M25/M40 family metallo-hydrolase — protein sequence MKSVAEICSDLIRFDTTNPGSGERPAAEYVATLLADAGIEPVVFESAPGRTTVVARIDGDSPDALLVHGHLDVVPADPAEWRMHPFSGEITDGCVYGRGAVDMKGSCAMTLATVLDLAARGVRPKRDLVLAFLADEEATGDYGSRHAVTAHRGLFDGVTEAISESGGFSVASGGHRVYPIAVGERGTAWMKLTAHGVAGHGSRPPVDNPVATLVHALSRLASHQWPVRLTPSVAALIQHLSEITGRPIDLDRLDEEAARLGPLGSLFKSQIRNSANPTMLDAGYKVNVVPSTAEAHVDGRYMPGTQEEFLETIDALLGPKITREFVNLEDAPDAPYPSGFFDTLAGALVAEDPLARPVPYVMAGGTDAKSFARIGIKGYGFAPLMLRPDLDYFGMFHGKDERVPVEGLEFGTRVLARLFT from the coding sequence GTGAAGAGCGTCGCCGAGATCTGCTCGGATCTGATCAGGTTCGACACCACCAACCCGGGCTCGGGCGAGCGCCCGGCCGCCGAGTACGTGGCCACGCTGCTGGCGGACGCCGGCATCGAGCCGGTGGTGTTCGAGTCGGCGCCGGGGCGGACCACCGTCGTGGCCAGGATCGACGGCGACTCCCCCGACGCGCTGCTGGTCCACGGCCACCTGGACGTGGTGCCCGCCGACCCGGCCGAGTGGCGGATGCACCCGTTCTCCGGCGAGATCACCGACGGCTGCGTGTACGGGCGGGGCGCGGTCGACATGAAGGGCTCGTGCGCGATGACGCTCGCGACCGTGCTCGACCTGGCGGCCCGCGGCGTACGTCCGAAGCGCGACCTGGTGCTGGCGTTCCTGGCGGACGAGGAGGCGACGGGCGACTACGGCTCGCGGCACGCGGTCACCGCGCACCGGGGGCTGTTCGACGGCGTCACGGAGGCGATCAGCGAGTCGGGCGGCTTCAGCGTGGCCTCCGGCGGGCACCGGGTCTATCCGATCGCGGTCGGCGAGCGCGGCACCGCCTGGATGAAGCTCACCGCGCACGGCGTGGCGGGCCACGGCTCGCGGCCTCCCGTGGACAACCCGGTCGCCACGCTGGTGCACGCGCTGTCGCGGCTGGCCTCCCACCAGTGGCCGGTACGCCTGACGCCGTCGGTCGCGGCGCTCATCCAGCACCTGTCCGAGATCACCGGCCGGCCGATCGACCTCGACCGCCTGGACGAGGAGGCGGCCCGGCTCGGCCCGCTGGGCAGCCTGTTCAAGAGCCAGATCCGCAACTCGGCGAACCCGACGATGCTGGACGCCGGTTACAAGGTGAACGTGGTGCCCTCGACGGCCGAGGCGCACGTGGACGGGCGCTACATGCCGGGGACGCAGGAGGAGTTCCTGGAGACGATCGACGCGCTGCTCGGCCCGAAGATCACCCGTGAGTTCGTCAACCTGGAGGACGCGCCCGACGCCCCGTACCCCTCGGGGTTCTTCGACACGCTGGCGGGCGCGCTGGTGGCCGAGGACCCGCTCGCCCGGCCGGTGCCGTACGTGATGGCGGGCGGCACCGACGCGAAGTCCTTCGCCAGGATCGGCATCAAGGGGTACGGTTTCGCGCCTCTGATGCTCCGGCCGGACCTCGACTACTTCGGGATGTTCCACGGCAAGGACGAGCGGGTGCCGGTGGAGGGCCTGGAGTTCGGCACGCGCGTCCTCGCCCGTCTCTTCACCTGA
- a CDS encoding TIGR03086 family metal-binding protein, with product MSDHTTSGWDVLDASHEALRRVVGAVPATAWHLPTPCSAWDVTQVLQHAAGDQIGFAAAITGEPGPAFNPFEPSGELEGDPAAFTEDALARSARAWAGVDQGAVEVPTPVPPHKMSPWSGSAACALDAAVHAWDIAVATGQASPLTPDLARPLLKVAQEIVEPLRAWGAYAAVLEPEPGDDDVAALLRYLGRDPRWTPSA from the coding sequence ATGAGCGACCACACCACCAGCGGCTGGGACGTACTGGACGCCTCGCACGAGGCGCTGCGCCGGGTCGTCGGCGCCGTTCCCGCCACGGCCTGGCACCTCCCGACGCCCTGCTCGGCCTGGGACGTCACGCAGGTGCTCCAGCACGCGGCAGGCGACCAGATCGGCTTCGCCGCCGCGATCACCGGTGAGCCCGGCCCCGCCTTCAACCCGTTCGAGCCGTCGGGCGAGCTGGAGGGCGACCCCGCGGCGTTCACCGAGGACGCGCTGGCGCGCTCGGCCAGGGCATGGGCCGGCGTCGACCAGGGCGCCGTCGAGGTGCCCACTCCGGTGCCGCCGCACAAGATGTCGCCGTGGTCCGGCTCGGCAGCGTGCGCGCTCGACGCGGCCGTGCACGCCTGGGACATCGCGGTCGCCACGGGTCAGGCGTCGCCGCTGACGCCCGACCTGGCCCGCCCGTTGCTGAAGGTGGCGCAGGAGATCGTCGAGCCGCTCCGCGCCTGGGGCGCGTACGCGGCCGTGCTGGAGCCGGAGCCTGGCGACGACGACGTGGCGGCGCTCCTGCGCTACCTCGGCCGCGACCCCCGCTGGACCCCCTCTGCCTGA
- a CDS encoding DUF427 domain-containing protein, with the protein MDVTNRGRVRVERTAKRVRAYLGGRVVADTTSALLVWEVPYYPTYYFPLADVDESALKATGATSHSPSRGDGLVHTVTSGTAEAADAALVYRDSPLEQIRDHVRFEWDAMDAWFEEDEEVYVHPRDPYTRVDILASSRHVRVEVDGVTVADSRSPRILFETGLPARFYLPKTDVRLDLLEHTDTVTHCPYKGTAEYWTVNGKKDLAWSYRTPLPESEKVAGLIAFYNEKLDIYLDGELQERPKSKFA; encoded by the coding sequence ATGGACGTCACGAACCGCGGCCGGGTGCGCGTCGAGCGCACGGCCAAGCGTGTGAGGGCTTATCTCGGCGGCCGGGTGGTGGCCGACACCACCTCCGCTCTCCTGGTGTGGGAGGTCCCGTACTACCCCACCTACTATTTCCCGCTGGCGGACGTGGACGAGTCCGCGCTCAAGGCCACCGGCGCCACCAGTCACTCGCCGAGCAGGGGCGACGGCCTGGTGCACACCGTCACCTCGGGCACGGCCGAGGCGGCGGACGCGGCGCTCGTCTACCGCGACTCGCCGCTGGAGCAGATCCGCGACCACGTCCGTTTCGAGTGGGACGCCATGGACGCCTGGTTCGAGGAGGACGAGGAGGTCTACGTCCACCCGCGCGACCCGTACACCAGGGTCGACATCCTGGCGAGCTCGCGGCACGTGCGGGTAGAGGTGGACGGCGTCACCGTGGCCGACTCCCGCAGCCCGCGCATCCTCTTCGAGACGGGCCTGCCCGCCCGCTTCTACCTGCCGAAGACGGACGTACGGCTCGACCTGCTGGAGCACACGGACACGGTGACGCACTGCCCGTACAAGGGCACGGCGGAATACTGGACGGTCAACGGCAAAAAGGACCTCGCCTGGTCCTATCGGACGCCGCTGCCGGAGAGCGAGAAGGTCGCCGGGCTGATCGCGTTCTACAACGAGAAGCTCGACATCTACCTGGACGGCGAGCTCCAGGAGCGCCCGAAGTCCAAGTTCGCCTGA
- a CDS encoding adenylyltransferase/cytidyltransferase family protein: protein MSSLEAVWVQPYDRPGAAVVTGVFDILHVGHVRYLRAVAERGLPLVVGVEDDPRVRAWKGPSRPLNPAEERAEVLAALRFVSGVFIVTGPPEAHGPEDYIDLLGPMRPGALAHTAGDPHAGARAAAAAILGSECWEMASIPGRSTTRIVNAVSKG, encoded by the coding sequence GTGAGCAGCCTCGAGGCCGTGTGGGTTCAACCGTACGACCGGCCGGGGGCCGCGGTCGTGACCGGCGTCTTCGACATCCTGCACGTCGGCCACGTGCGCTACCTGCGGGCTGTGGCCGAACGAGGGCTGCCGCTCGTCGTCGGCGTCGAGGACGATCCCCGGGTGCGGGCGTGGAAGGGGCCGAGCCGTCCGCTCAACCCCGCGGAGGAGCGGGCCGAGGTGCTGGCCGCGCTCCGGTTCGTGAGCGGCGTGTTCATCGTGACGGGGCCGCCCGAGGCGCACGGGCCGGAGGACTACATCGACCTGCTGGGGCCCATGCGTCCGGGGGCGCTCGCCCACACGGCGGGCGACCCGCACGCGGGCGCCCGCGCCGCCGCGGCGGCCATCCTGGGGAGCGAGTGCTGGGAGATGGCCTCCATCCCCGGCCGGTCCACGACCCGGATCGTGAACGCGGTGAGCAAGGGCTAG
- a CDS encoding ATP-binding protein, which produces MAPPDFHRLDGNGSGDLVARLPGVPSQVSRARGLVTAALGRDHPLYDDVALLTSELATNAILHTRSGSGGSFTVTMTSSETAVRVLVSDAGSDGPPCVCRTSAQSTSGRGLPLIEALSHRWGFTREDGTTTVWFELLHTRVPAGVAV; this is translated from the coding sequence GTGGCACCGCCGGACTTTCATCGCCTCGACGGGAACGGCTCCGGGGATCTGGTGGCAAGACTGCCGGGCGTTCCGTCACAGGTGTCCAGGGCCAGGGGTCTCGTGACCGCCGCGCTCGGCCGCGACCATCCCCTGTACGACGACGTGGCGCTGCTCACCAGCGAGCTGGCCACCAACGCGATCCTGCACACCAGGTCCGGGTCGGGCGGCTCGTTCACGGTGACCATGACCAGTTCGGAGACGGCGGTGCGGGTGCTCGTGTCGGACGCCGGGTCGGACGGGCCGCCGTGCGTGTGCCGTACGAGCGCGCAGTCCACCAGCGGGCGGGGCCTGCCGCTGATCGAGGCGCTCAGCCACCGCTGGGGCTTCACGCGGGAGGACGGCACGACGACGGTCTGGTTCGAGCTGCTGCACACCCGCGTCCCCGCCGGCGTGGCCGTCTAG